The Crassostrea angulata isolate pt1a10 chromosome 1, ASM2561291v2, whole genome shotgun sequence nucleotide sequence ttttgaacgttaccgtgcgccgtggtgacaaaacatgttgtttttaaaaaggggtaacaaaaataccgtttcatcaaatggactaaaacttcgcatatcaataacgtaagtgttggtgcacagattaatctgttaagtatgactttcatgaaaaatatatgatatacagccacattgtcttcgtattttttgattgaccctcgtactttcctcgtttattcaatacacaccgaacccgataacgaaacagaacattaaaaaaatggaatataaaaaattaattttctcgaaaatatgtcaaccagacgctatgaaagtgtaaacttgatctgtagtttgacattttgaagctgttcagctaatttcatattattccacaaacgcataaagaaaaaaaagtgtggaaaactgaagtgggacagacggacggacggacggacggacggacagactgacggacgcagaggaaagctaaaGTCCcatccggtgaaaccggtaggggactaataacatgcttttttaaagaaaactactGTGCAATCTATAGAATTCACTATGGCTCAATTTTGGTGGCATTCATGGGTAGCCCTTACCCAAATTCCCCAAGAACACAAattattgcctgacgtcatgacgtcaggcatatctaaggtttaaaagttgcaatctccgaaacagtgcagctGGAATGATTACTGCAGGAACTAAATCCCCgaagcggggtgtgacccgattttcgttcagctgggcgatttcattaatcttgaaaaggggtcataactcgcgtgtcttactaaatttaacaattactaatcaGGCGTGTTTCTTAATTTGTTAGATTTCTTCAaaaacatccgatccaaagtataatacatgtatgtagctgttaaaaaaatttatctgaccccctccccatggatcttctgccaatggatgagttcattcgttGCGTGAACGGTAATAGCAGGATTTTGCGccataatgtctcattcatacTCTTTGCGCACCGATTAGTTGACGAGTCGATCATGCGAATACCCCAGAGCACaccatgtgtttacatcacaggcacgtagcatcgggggttggGGTGAGGGGGGCTGattccccctccccacttttttggcagctggcacttttctcaactttatatgataaatggaaatatcatggattgCTCCCCCCTCCACTTTTGAAGCAGCatgcaataaatgaaactgcaaataaggaattctaattgaattgaagttacagttgggttttttcatgaatttgagaattcatcCTTTTTAAATCGCTtatcaagatgattttgatgaagctgctcacacacattcaaaaacaatgcgtgtttgtataccctttcatatttcatatagttgggaaatttttaaaaatgcctttcagcATAGGCGTCAGAACCGGGGGaggggggctgggggggggggcattggCCCTcacaaaatgaaatgatttcacaatattcaaaatttgaaaatcgcttgttatttgttatttttagaattcaaattttttctcTGTTACttaataacttatttttattaaacattcCTACAATAAAACAGTATTCCACAAAACTCAAACTTGAAGTCAGAAAATATCATGCAGTTGTTATGTTtacttcaaatattattttttttataataaagctatataaaaatttatatttacgtACATTGTAATATGCTTAATGTATATAATCGCTACATAAACATATTCTAATAAAAAGTCATCTTAATTATACagtctttaaaaagtttataattcATGGAAAAGTTCGAATGCATTCATTCCCTCTGCTACATGTTAATCATATTGCTTGTCGTGTTGAGTTCTGTGCGGTTAAATCCCGACGGCAGAACGCTTAGTTTGAAGTAGGCCTCTCCCCACAGGTTTGTTGCCAGTGCCAGGACCccaatacaaataaaattcaaCGGAAAACCAGCCAACGCCTGAAAGGAAGAGGAAATACATCAGTACAAGGGGTGTTACAATTTTGATCACAGTCATACATTTTAATCATAGAGGTGTAAATGATAACAAGGCATAAAATTcaccaaataattttaaaacgtaatgaaaatgaaaacattatttaattcTTATATCACACCAGCATTATAGGGATTGTCGCGGTAAAATGTCGTTATAACTCACTTTGGAACTTTTGAAGATTTATAATTCAAGAATTACTACATACCATATCTTTTACTGACAAATGACCCGTTGCAAAAACAATGGCGTTGGGAGGTGTCGCTACCGGAAGCATGAAGGCAAAGGAAGCGGCTATCACACAAGGAAACATCAAGTACAAAGGATTCAAATTAAGTCGGAGGGCCTGGAATAGAAAATTGGACATCTATCTATTTATGAAACAGTAAACGTATCGATGTACAAGAACATGTCACAGTACAACAAATGAAACCTCtcacatgaaatatatttatttgcatttcGAGTTCATAAACTTACCAAGTTTGCAAGAATAGGAAGGATGAGTGTTGTAGTCGCCGAATTACTTGTGACTTCTGTTAGCATTGCTATAATCAATGTAAGTAGAAGATTCATGGCCCATGGGGGCATGCTACTAAACACCTCTAACTGCTCACCAATGAATGCTGATAATCCGgatttctgtgaaaaaaataattttcttcaatTCGTTTATCTGCCTCACTGCACAAATTAGAGTTTGTTGTTAAGATGGTACTggtttatatttttgatttatttaaagataACTTATTTGCCTTCCTTAGAGGTCACATCATTggaagaaattattttttaaatcatgaactATTCATCATTTAcgaaaaacaacttttatttaagAAGACCTTTTTTTACCTCACATGCATCAGCGAGGGCAAATCCTCCTCCAATCAACAATAAAACGCCCCATGGAAACTTCTTTTCGACTGTGGGCCAGTCTAAAATAGCGGGTACTGATTTGCGTGGTCGATTGTCTCCAGGAAAAGCTTAAAAACcgaataaatttaattcaaaaaattgaataattacgTGCATCTTTAAGTTCCACAAAGCTTTACTCAAAAgggattttaaaaatacttctcGAATAATCgaataaactaaaaaataaatgtctgaAAAAAGACGTACGATTTTTCCTTCGAAAACAAAGAACTGCCGGACGTTCAGatggaaaggaaaataatgATAGAACTATCAAAAGAGCTGCAGCGGAATCCCCGACAAATCtaaagaaatcaaagtactgatagtactgaaaagcgctaacccagcttctgtatgtacgtatataacagatatatgtatataacagttcagcttctgtatacgcactgtatttcctcatcactgcatgacagtccctgcaattatgtatgtaagccccgtacattaaaTTCACAATAACCCGAACATTAGATTCACTACAGCCAGTGCAGTTATGTGAATAAACCCCCGAAACTCGTTCCCTAATTAGttaaaaaatgatgtacatacttctgctcatagggggcggttattcgaagcaccggaagtagaagtctaacAACAATACAGCggtgagctatgcttagcgctttaaaaacaACCGGTAGGTGAAAAGTTGAATTCCAATAAAATACAATggttaaagttaaaaatttcaaaacattacCCAGGTTTGAAAAGAGCTCCCCATCCATCGATATAAGGTGGTTGCCGGAAAAACCACAAAATGACAAGAACGATGAAGTGGATCAAAACAACGATTTCTGgaaaactgaaattttaatgatttttttaactgtaaattttttaatatcaaacagATTCACCACCTTTTTTACATAGTCAGTACTTATTATGAATGTTTAATTTCATGTAATACATGACAGTACGCAGCttaaacaatcaattataaatatatcatgATAGTGTCGTAAGAGATAAGAATCTCTTGCATCTAAAACACTTCCAAATGCAATCGGAACAATTACTTTATGAGTAGAATTTGAATTTACaatgaatgttaaaaaattgtgaatCAACCAACAAACTATAAACTATTATAAATTGAATATATACGGATACGTGTAGTTCATGTTTACAATGGCTGATCATATAAGTACTTACGACATAGATCCCAACTCGTCATAGGACTTGCGGATTGTTGCTTGCACTCTATCATTACTTTTAGTGTGGCGCTTGCAAACTAATCCtctaaaagaagaaaacaacCACTTTTACACAACTGGAAAGGGGTGTTTACAATTGTTAATTGGAGAAAGTAATTTAGTCTAGTGTAAATTGATAgtgatgttaaaaaaatgtataccaATCCTAGATAATGACGTACCattaacagatatgatttactTTATATTGTATGGGTTTCCTGCCGTTATAACACAATATCAGGTATTTTCACGACTTAAGACTAATAAACTGTCTACCTCATGCTTCACCTAGCCGTCTGTGACAATGATTAACCCGATATATTTACGTTAACAATAAGTAATTAGATATCTTGAGGACCACAGaatgagaaaaatatgcaaaaaaataatgatactcTTAGGCGACGTGTCGGTCATAAATCCTTATCTACTGAACACAAAAATAGATTAGCCTGGTTcgtaacattttttataaaaatgacagaCTTGTTACTACAATCCGGGGGAAAAATCAAGCGATTGGGCTACTCGTCTAAGAAAACATTATCGTAAATTAATTATGTGTTGCATTGCTTGTATGTTATCAAAAAGTGCTTCCTATGGTCAAAGAAGAAAGTAACAGATTTATAGTGTACATTTTGAAAGGGTGTATGCTGTATAGCTATTGGATATTCTGTAACGCTGAAAATGCATTGTATTTTGAGTAAAGGCTCAGTCACATCGTACCGGATAACTCCACCGCATTGAAAGATGTTCAATTTATTAGTCATCCTTTGCATTTGTCCTCATCGTATTCGTTGAATTCGTTCATTGTCGGGTGTAAAATGCTTggtgtatgtttcaaaattttaacgGCAGTACCATACTTAGCAGTATTTTGTACAGAACTCGTATGTTTATGTGTACATAACATGTCTGTTTCCGATAAATTACACTTAATTCATaactacatatatttttaaaaaatgcattttataataGAATATGATTCTGGATAATTTCCAGGCATGGAGTTCTCCCAAAATGGCAGAAAAACAAGCAAACCTCCATCCCAGGAAATAGAAGGACAGCCACAGCCACGCTAACAGAACACAGATGATTGAACCTGGTAATGCAAACACCATCCAACTGGCAAAATTAACCCCGGAATTCTCCATTCCATATGCTTGGAAAATTCTGcataaaatgagaaaatggaACCACATTTGCAGTTATATATTGGTATTAAAAAAGGGGAAATTTGTTTGGATACAAAAAAGTAATTGGATATTGTAAGAATTCGGATGTTGATCTATGGAAATTAGATGTTCTATTGATAATTTCCTTCAATTTTCTTAACACTAGGAGGATATAAGTCCGACATTGACATTGTTacgatatatatttcattattaatGTATGATTTATTCCCCGTGTTACGATTaaatttttcacagatgttccatttttatttctattaattCATGGTAGAGCAAGTTGGATATTGTTCAGAATGTACTTGTAATTATCAAAAACTGCATAATTATTTGTTCCTTGTTATGTAAATAACATATTATTAACTGTCGGTGAGCTCGATATTAACATTggttatctacatgtatttgaatttgaacTTCATTAAATCCAGAAACATGTAGAAAGATACTGTATATGGCAAAAATAGCCATTATGCCTATTATCATTGAAATACACACAATATTATAATCAAAGTGATGCCAATTCTAAAAACAGACCTCAATGCATCAAGATTAGCTCCCTCCCACCCTACTACCTACTGGTCAGCTTGTCCCTGCATGATGAGGTTTGGGCCTGTTCCTGACAGTGACCCCGTGCCCCCAATGTTGGCAGCGTACGCCACACACAGGGACATTCCCTTACACATCCTGATGTAGCTCTCACTATTCTCCTTGCCGTCAAAGATATTCTCCATGTTGTTGGGTTTTGTGCTATTCTTGTCATTCGGTCGATTAATCTCGTCCTGTTTTGGCGCCTCTTCTTTCCTTTTTATAGCGATATATATTAATAAGTGTAAAATAGTACACAAAAGGTCGGTGAATTATACCGAATTAATTTGATGaaactgtaatattttcttagtaaATACATTTCTCTTTGTGTCACTgtaaatcacaaaaaaaaaaacatttgagtgaaatttgattaaaaaaggaACAAATAGATAAAGACTTGTAAAGTTCAATTCGTTTGTAAATATCGCTTACATTTACGAAATAGTGAATGCAAATTTCAAACTTTACAGACCAacgaataaaataaaacagttaatGTAGCTatgaataaattacaaaaagCATTGGATGCTACAAAATAAGTAAATCCTAATCTctttataaaaagaattataaaaagaattataaacaAGTTTAAGGGCAAAggaatttcatattttgctaaaaaaaacccaaaaaactaCTCACTTATTCCCATTAACGGCGATTGTAACGTCAGTTGTTTTCACAACTCCATTTGTTGTCTCTGTCAATACTATCTCATCTAGTCAAAAAGAACGAAATTTCTTTAATGGTAAATATTTGACGAGGTACTTCTTACAGTCTGCAATTTAAATTccttacaaaaattgatataattcCTTTCAAAAACAAGCGTAAGTGAAATACCATATCTGTTTATCAAGTGTTTGAATGTGTTCTTAAAAGGTTTTGTTTTTACCAGCATGTGATGCTTTTTTAACGAGTTTGAATTCATCCAGAACCGCTCCCACTATAGGGATCATCATGGCGGTGGTCGCTGTGTTGCTCACCCACATAGACAGAAACCAAGTAGGTAACATAAAACCGAACATCAACCTataaatggaaaaattaaaGATTGACTTTAAAGATTGATTTTCAATAGTAAATGTTACTGTAACATTCAGTTCACTATATTACCCTGTTAAAATATAATGTTACAGCTTGCGTGTATACGAACCATTTTGGTTCAGATCCAACCATAAGCAATGCTCGTAGAGCTATTCTTTTGTGTAGATTCCATTTCTCAACAGCTATGGCAATCATCAGTCCTCCAAGACCAAATATGGAAGATTCCTAAAAACCATACAGTTGATAACATCGGCAATTCTTTGGTCACCCACATGTATTTTAGTCGCATAATACACCCTTTTTAGGTAATATAACCACTAGTATGcctgattttaattattcaatagccataaaatttaaatgtccGGTGCTGCACGTTCGGACCATTACTAAAGTAACAAAATGGTAACCAGAAATGAAGCCAATCATACGTTGCTGTCTCTCATCAAAAATACTGGTATGCTTCTTACCATTAATAACGACCTTCGTTCATAGGGTTTGTAAAGTCTTTTGACAGCAAAGAGAATGTCTTAATGCATTAGGGATCAACAACAATCCATTTCGGATCATTTCATTGACAAACTCATTTAGTGAAATAATAAAACCAGTATACATATTACCAGCATGTGAAGAGTTATCAACCATTTCTCAATAAAGAAAAACTAGGTAGTCAATAAATGAAGAAACAAATTATACTACAAaacattacatttaaaataatcGAAAATTAGCAGGACTTGTTAGTTAAACGGTGATCATTCTCAATGTTACCGATAACAATTTCCTTCAACGGAATAATTCACgtcaaattataataattacaaaTCAAAATATCGTAAAACAATCCTTTAGCCTGTGACATCATATTTCCGTCAGAATATTACAAATGACAAATCACACGGATGATATCCCGTTCTCCATTTCAAGTTTCATAGACTGTGGTTCCTCGCAACGGCATAGATTTATAACTTTAAAAGGGACAAATAGTCGCCTTGTCTCAAAGTTTcgggtttgataaaaaaaaaaccgaaaaaaGATGAATTCAGAAGACGCAGTGATCAATGcccaaacattttttaaaaaataaaaatttataggTCTAGATACCATAATTGAATCCTTTCTCTGCATATTAGAGGAAATCAGATGTAATACTGCACTTCGATTATGCAATGCTTGTTCAACAAACGACAGGTACCGATTTACGACATCGATccatttaaggtcagacgacacgatcctcaattttatataactttttccaggaatttgttgatggtttactactattttgacaagctttcttgcaaaaaattaaggtaccttaccaggcatttctgcaaaatgctagagtatgcaatttcctatataatcttcttgaaaatacactggaAATGctgatataaaatcaaatacaaatacagCACTgcaaaattcactatattggaACCTTATCTCGGCcagggcggggctttgaactcacgtcCTCTAGAACCTATATGCTTTCTGGCAGTGgtcggccacggttctaaccactcggccatctagacacataaccacatccaattaaattttaatcatttttgaaataattataaaatcaatattttttattggaactctttattacgaggagatacaaaaaagattctcgaggaacgtgtcgtctgaccatAAACatgatatatgttatattttatttccgATTCAAATCATTCTTATGAACATATAGAGAATATCTatattgtgattttatatttgctttatccaacgagttgaaatggtgtatatattcgcgaggcttacTGAGGGAATaaaaccatttcaacgagttggattaagcaaatataaaatcacacaattatagatgttctatttatctcatacaatttgatttatattatgaagcttttgagacagtcccttataAGACGcgaattggtttttttttttcaaagattaaaaccGATGATACAACGCTGTGTTAtgcggttattgtgaccttgcgcaatataatttagtacgtcatttctgagataaatATAACTGTTCTGATgaaaagtttcactgaaataaacattgaaataatttattaacgatttcatcaaatattttatcaGAGATACAGGACGTGGCTTAAGGCGAAAGGGATAGCTCGAGCCGGGCCCGCCCTGTATCTCAGATAAAATAGGAAACGAGTATTCTAAATGACTTGTGACTGGACCCcaaatataagaaaaaaggtTATAACACTTTCCCTTATAAAATGACCAATCATAAATTATCATTCCACAGATCACGCAATCAAATGACCAAtcagatatgttttatttagcTGATCATGCTATCAGACTTTAATTTTGACATTATGCGCCGAAACTTTGAAGAGGATGGACGGAGAATTTGATCTAaagtttgattttgatttgCTCGCCGAACTGGCGCCGATTGACGAATTTCTGGTCAACGAAATAGATGACATTACCCTATCGCAAGGAATGTGAAAACGCCGCATTTGAGGGACTGTTGGAGCTATCTTTAACTCCTGACACGTGGAGCAATGGATGTTAATGGAATAAAAACCGGAGCAATGGACGTAGAttgcactggcgtcggaagcaaattgaaaaggGGGgtggggctagactaatcctcagaattattgaaaaaccataattcccataatcatgaaaatcctaattttacggggggggggggggggggggggggtgtaatagGCTTATAACTCCAAGTTCTCCATATTTCACTCTTACAAGTAAAATTTAGGAACATTTATACTATCCTTCCTgcgaaaaaaagtgggggggggggggggggggtctgaaccctctatgatgctatgtgcttAATGCTTGGGTCTACCTTTCcaaaaggagggggggggcttaacccccccccccccccccccccccccggtttcGACGCCAATGGATTGTAAGGACAGCGCATCTACATTAAGCGACAGTCGTTTAGGTTAACCTGTAAGTGATgatgaaatctttaaacttaTCAAAGATCAAGAAAACGTGAATACGAAAAACAACACGAAGTGGGCCATGAATCTCTTTGAAAAATGGCGGGCCAACCGGCGGGAAAATATTCCCGATTGTAAGCTGATGACCACTGAGCAAATGAGTATTTGGCTTGGACGGTTCGTAATGGAGGCGCGGAAGCGCGATGGAACAGAATATTCGGCAAGATCTATCTACCTCATACTGTGCGGACTTTTGTGATATTTGAAAGACAATGGTGTCTATGATAAGGATTTCCTTGACGAAAATAACGGAGAATTTACCGATTTCCAGAAATTGGTTGATGCAAGAATGAAATCGTTAATTGACAAAGGATTCGGGTGTAGTTTAAAAGAAGCGGACCCTATTCTGCCTAAAGACGAAGAGACTTTGTGGCAAAAGCACGTGTTTGGAAAGGAAAGTGCCGAACAGTTGCAACACACCGTTTTCTTTTACGCATGCAAAGTCTTTGGACTAAGAGGATACGACGAACACCACGACTTGCAGTGTGAGCAGTTCAAGATCGGAGAGGATAGCGCTTGGCGATTTATTCAGTTCACGGGAAGGGCCACAAAGACCTACAAAGGCGGCCTAGGGCATCTGAATGTTCAGTCAAAGAACCTGAGACATCATTCATTGCAAGGTAAGCCAATAAATGCACTTTTGAATGGTGCTAAAATACTGACATATTTAGAGCATGCGCGAATCTAGAGGAGGAGTCTGAAGGGTCCAGAAACCCTCCCccttgcaaaattcaaatttcttcatttaaatttttattataaaactaccataaatatgcattgctccccaatcccccccccccggcaaactTGAATAACCGTTGGGCCTTCCTGTAAAATTTTTTGAATCCGCGCATATAGAGCATAGTTAAccgaaaataacatttttagagTTTAATTGAAGGGGACCGGTGCTTGGTTGATTACTTCGAGCTGTATCTGGGATCATTAGGAAATACCGGTGCGTTTTATAGACGACCATTGCCTCCTACAGATGAAGAGCAGATTCGCTTCGGGGTAAATAAACTGAAGCCGTTCATAAAAAAACCATAACTCAAAAGGGTGGATTAAAAGGAAACTTCACTAATCATAGTGGAAAACGTACGTGTGCTACTCAGTTGTACATGAATGGAGTATCTGAGCAGGAAATCATGCGACGCACTGGTCATAAGTGCGAGAAAAGTGTTAGAAAGTACAAGAGAAGCAGTGAACAAATCGAAATGGATGTGTCAAAGATCTTGGATCCACCTATGAACGAACCAGCGTGTGATACCGATTCCccaagaaagaaaattaaatctGAAAAACATTTTGCAGGATcttacaaattcaaacaaagCCGTGTTTGCTAATTGCAACTTCAATTTCAGCAttggaaattaaataaaaaaaattgcatgaaatgtttttttttttcaggatttGGTTTTCGCCAAACAGGAACATTAAAGTTTGATCaatttattcatgttttttttcttcttaaggTTGGCAGCAATCCAAAGATTACCATGTTTTATCAGTGATGTTTCTCAGATACAGAACACTTTTGCCTCATTTGCATAAGAAACGCCCATCAAAAGTGTTCTGTATCACAGATACAGCACAAACAAATCTTATAGTAAAAGTTACCAAGTCGTGTCACATTAATTGTTCTAAGAGCttattcatttgattaaatggaaaattaatactgatcagaagacttgaataataaAGTTTGTTGACACAAAGATGCGAATGCTCGTTCGAACGGGGAACAGTTAACGtgttgatgttttataacaCAAACACCAGCTTAATGATTCGATATTGAAAATACAGAATAAGGATGCTTAATGGTGGTGGAATCaaagtcttatgaaacattatttcggtaaattcttgtatataaacacaaccagtgggctctgttttcatcgcgtcggCAGGATGTACTCCTTCAAATAGGCCtatagttaacgtaatttgcagttttataaactacacaaagctaattgaaagtttgaagggggctaaacttatcaaaaagCTTGACAAACAAGTAAAAAGGTCTTTGGGTCTTTTTGTTACGGTTACGTATAACTTTGccaaaaagtaggggggggggggggcttcccCCCAAATAGCCcggcttccgacgcctatgctacgtagttatgtgttttccttcatatatgtaatttaagtctttgacaaaatccattttatatcaatttttgtagtagatataatAGTTATGTTGAAGTATtgtagcaaatcttcgaaaataggtcactgaagcgttgaagcgaggggctgtgtcaaaaatagttcggaccggaagtatttgataaagcatcacccgtttgatatagcaaaggtttctcacacgggtaatatacaccacacgtatgagataaacatgtatatcaagTCACTTCACTGTTTAATAAAGCTGTTTTCTGTTTTATCTATAAAACTATTCTTTAAATGAACCGGAATCCCATTACATGTTTCCTGTATTTGCTTTAACCTTTAGGTCTACCTTAAGTGGCCACGACCATCCACCTCTTTTATGAACATATCACAAcacgttaaaaaaattatatgaaatatgaaattaatatagATCTGATGTACTGAACACTAAAACCTTTCACAGCCATCTTAGCTTCAtgcttaaaaatacatgtacatgtacaagataaTACATTTACTTTTGATTGTCAAAAATCTCACGTTTTGTAAGGTACAGTATTGCTATAATTCatcatacaatgtacatgtatctatagtttctaatatttgtaaacatagGTTGTTGGATggtagaagttttttttattttgaatttaaccGACTATGAGTTTCTAGAATGAATAAATTTGAGTAATGACATTTTCTACTTAACCATAAGCttgtttaaacaaaacaaaaataggaCACGAGCTTATTCATGTTTCGAAAATTTTGAGCTGGcattcaaaatttggttcacttttactcattttcttgtcaataaTTTGAAACACTTAAAGAATTACAAAAGCAAAAAAACCGGAAAAATTCGCTTGCATCATGAcgattttctatttaaaaaagaatgacgtatttaaaacatttacagcTATTGTAGTAGCTACAATGTAGCATGAAAAGAGTCTTGACATGATTTAAGGAACTCTGGGTAAAAAATCAActaatttgcaaaataaatgtaaagttaTCATACGctggtatttttattttatttattcaaagaaattttaaaaatataaaaaaaaaactccgaCACACAAGAATTGCTGATCAGAagagtacatacatgta carries:
- the LOC128177718 gene encoding Na(+)/citrate cotransporter-like, which encodes MSSLRNTLRDLLAVYKTLIVLITPLILIVVPLSWNTTEGKCAYGLLLMAVYWVTEALPLAATALLPVLVFPLLGVMKASELSSNYIKESSIFGLGGLMIAIAVEKWNLHKRIALRALLMVGSEPKWLMFGFMLPTWFLSMWVSNTATTAMMIPIVGAVLDEFKLVKKASHADEIVLTETTNGVVKTTDVTIAVNGNKKEEAPKQDEINRPNDKNSTKPNNMENIFDGKENSESYIRMCKGMSLCVAYAANIGGTGSLSGTGPNLIMQGQADQIFQAYGMENSGVNFASWMVFALPGSIICVLLAWLWLSFYFLGWRGLVCKRHTKSNDRVQATIRKSYDELGSMSFPEIVVLIHFIVLVILWFFRQPPYIDGWGALFKPGFVGDSAAALLIVLSLFSFPSERPAVLCFRRKNPFPGDNRPRKSVPAILDWPTVEKKFPWGVLLLIGGGFALADACEKSGLSAFIGEQLEVFSSMPPWAMNLLLTLIIAMLTEVTSNSATTTLILPILANLALRLNLNPLYLMFPCVIAASFAFMLPVATPPNAIVFATGHLSVKDMALAGFPLNFICIGVLALATNLWGEAYFKLSVLPSGFNRTELNTTSNMINM